TTAAAGTGAAATACAAACTTCACTGGTCGACAATTTATTTGACATATTTTAAATGGGAGAATGAAATTAAACTGATCTCCAAAAACAGAAAGATGACTGGACTGGACAACCAATTTATAGTtctcattattaataataactaACCATTATATTGAAACATGCATGTCGATTCCCTTTGTCATGGGATGTATGTAATATTTAAAACATTGAAGAAGACTTTGTGCTCAAGATTTAGTATTTAGCAGAAAAAGGGGTATAAGACACACGTACTTTATACTATAAAGTAAATGtgtatgaagaagaagaaacagtGGAACTTTTCAAATGCGACTTTATGGATACATCTGATTCTGCAGTGAGACAccaacgaagaagaagattagcAGCAGAACACGTGCAGAAAGGTGAGTGAATCATGACATATAACTTGTGTTGCATGACAAGTGTGTGTATGCTCGTTTTTGTAGTGTGTCTGTGTCCGCTGTGATGTTTATGGGATGTTTATTTATGTCTCTTAGTCTAATGTGTTATTCTGTATTCAAAACGTGGACACGCCGCGGTGTACTGCTGTTATTTACTGTGTATTGTTTTCCGGTTAATAGTATCCTCCGTTAGCAATGAGGAAAGTGGTTCAAGTGATGCTCCGTGATCTGCTCAGGCTGCAAAGTTTATTTATTGTAGGAATTGTGCAGGAATCATTATTTGGCTCTTATGTTCAAGTATATGTTTCCGCTCCATGTAGCTACTGTACATGTAAGGAGACTTTTGAGCTACTTACACTTTACTGGTATGTTACATGCATGCTACTCCATGATGTGTGTCAACTGATTTTGCACTTGTGTGTTTTGGCTGCACATACTTTGCACCTGCTGTGGTGTGCTGCTGGCTTCTCATGTGTTTTGTTGTTATGAATTGTCTGAGTTTTGCCCTCTTTCTGGTTTATAGCAGCCTAAGCTAAGAAATAATCTAACTGCGatctgacagatattgcgatatttgtttctaagcgacccaacggaagtttgttGTAAAATGTGGCCATACCTccggtgttccggtttaactggttccccgatcaactggttgacagatgtggaggcgtggccttcgacagagatacacatttcgatcgcttcttctgtcgtttacataaatcttttggtatatttggctggataggaacactttgatgcacattcagtaccagtgtgtgaggttgtagttacgatggcgatatccggacgcgaacagcgaggactacaaaaagaaaaacgagttgacatgggcatgtctgttcaaaacattgcgagctccaataaatcatttaaaccagctattgttgtcagacttattactgaatatcgttcttaatgtgataccaagtccatctgagacctgtgtacaccttcagacagcctccaagtgaagcacacgttgtttactcagagtttgaaagcagcgtggagaagttttcagctgtgttaagctgtgatcctctcaggtaaactgtgattcgctcaggggaaaatgggatccgcccagattaaactgtacatcttctgtggctatctaccagcgatcatgtttaatatgaaagacacacacatacatcccttataaaaacggcattctgcagcactcatccagataagatgtgactgttaactcgttttgcaaagacagcagcagaaatgtcattgctgcgtgtgcagggatatttagactttaaaatgctgatgggtcattaatcttggtctcggcaaacaatattaggaatcctctattcaaactacataatattcagtgtccatcgacatgaaaataacaaaaaagttcatgctggactcaaacccgagtcccaacagcaaaagtcactccagccctgcaCGTTATGAGTGCGCCGCGGATCAACACGAAGTATTGAACCTTTTAGATCACACTTGTTAAAAAGTTCCAGAAAAATGCAACCCGaccatcatttataatgtgagcaaatgtatgtacactttaagccatataatatacatattataatatagtatacTGACTGAGGTCTGTATCAAGCCTCATTAAGACCCACCGTGATCAGATATTCTAGTTTATCAGCCTGCGAGCCCACATTATGTTGTGATAAGTGTTAGTTTTACATATAAGTGTGTTCTAGTGCACACATTAAGTTCCAATATGCAAATCAGGCCATGTGTTTCGTGATATTTGCCATGCAACATTAtgctgtacaatataatataatatgacATTATGCTCACAATATAGACATTTTTTAAACGCTAACTTTCTAAATAGGCCTCCATTTCCTTTTGCTCTGTCTGCTAATGCAGTAGCTGATCGGATGTAAACCTGGACCAAAGCTGTTGCGCTAGAAACAGAATGCAATTTACAAAAAGGTTTATATTCTAGCAATACTGGCTGTCTTTTCTGTCTTGCGAAAGACTCaccaaaataaaaatacttaACAGAATAGGCATCATGTCCCCTATTGTGTGCTAAGGGCTAATCTTACATATTGCAACTATAATAACAGTGGCCAAATTCATGTTCTAATGTGCAATGCAAGCTTTGCTTCTGTAGCCTATAGTAGACTTACTCATTAGTGTGACAGAAGGAAAGACAACAACAATGATAGCAATCAATAATTAATGAATTTGAAAAATATTAAAATTTAATGAAAAATCAAGATCAGGATTACAATTATTAACTTCATTAATTATTTAAACGTGGTGCCGACTGACCTGTTCTTTACACATGGTCTCTATGGTTACCCTAGTCTACAGGGATAGCACTTTTTAGTGTATATTCCTGTTTCCCACTTTTTTAGGAGAGTGCATTGgtgcatttacgtagtcacgttgtgcctcttcacttttaaacttttaaaaagaaacattaTTGACTGATAGTATCAGCTTTATTTGGCAAGTATGTATACAATTACAAGGAACATGGCCTTCTGTCCTGTTGGGATCCAAACCACACAGTGATGGATGTACTGAGAACAGACTGGATTATTGCagagtaataataatacattatatttgtatagcgggTTTCTCCAACTCAAATACgatttacagtatgagggagggtagacaaacaaggataggcaaacaaatgaatatagtaaaataaaataaaccgaaaaggcagtcaagaggaagttgattgagaggggggggcttatgggtagacagagtAGAGAGTACGGATCAGCAGCTCCTGAGGCAGGTATACTCTGGGCTGGTGCAGGAAGTGTTCTGCCATCAAGACTTGCAGGATGGGCAGAAATACTCATCCTCTGTGGGGGAGGACAGTCCCACGCACCCTATGTGGTACCACATATTGCAGGTGGTGCACTCAATCTGACAGGGAAAAAGAGAAATACTTTAGAATACTGTCAAACATTTTGTCAGGTTCACATCACTCATCCTGATTAGGATGTAAAATTAAGCCGTTTTAATTTCCTTAgacattatttatttacatagTATGGCAATGGGTGTCATATATAGGGTTACAATCTTAGCTGTGGTCCTTTCTGTTTGGAGTCTGTGTTGGTATGTTCCTCCAGCTGCTCCAGTGCCCACCGAAAGTGCAAAGACATGCAAGTTAGGTGAATTCAACTATACATTTGCAATAGCTGTGTGATAGTGAGTGTTCACCCAGTGATGTTGAGGTAACCTATCCAAGGTGCATCCCAGTCTTCCAGCAGAAGGACATGAATTTCTCTACATACCCACGTATCGATGTCCCCTTCAGCCCCCGAGCTGAGCTCCCCACAAGCCCTACAGAGCTGGGATAGGTCATCTGCAAAAAAGAAGATAATGTAGTTTAATGGCAATATAGACACATTCAAGTTTACCTGGTAGAGTTCTGTATACCTGAATTTGTCACCAGCGACATTGACATGTCCAGCCGCAACATGGCCACACCCTTCTGGTCAACAGCGTAGTCGATATTTTGGCCAGACAATATCTGCTCTGCGAGCTAAAAAGTGTCTGATAAGTATCATTTTGAggactttttaataatgacaaaTAGCTCCAGATATAATCAAATGTTTACCTTGCACACAAACACCCCGCATGCCGATGAGTCCTGTTGCTTAGGGTGAGCAACGGTTGCGCATGCCCATCTCCCTATTTTTGGACACTTTTTGCGGACCAATGCtctacacacaaaacacacatttattacAGTTTGCCAATGTTAACATATGCCAAGGTAAAACCATTTAATTCAAGATCAGTTGAATCCTGTTAAAGGACAAAAATGCTTGAATGACCTTTTTGTTGCTCCCAAAAGATGATCCATGGTGTATGAATACATGTATTTGTCTAACGCACACATCAAAGCTGACATTTCATTCACCTTGTTACGTCTTTGCATTTTTGTATCTGTGCGTCTGTGGCCCCAAATGGGTCGACGAACAGGGACCGCCTCTGCTTTAGGTACATGATCTATGGAAATTCAAATACTAATTATAACCAACCCCTACATCAGATAGTGTCATGGTTCCGTCTAGATCTGTTTATGTTGAGGATTACTTACAATCAACGTCCAGTGTCCATGGCTGCAGACCGCTCCAACTGCCACATCGTATTTTAAAAGGTCCAACTAAAAAAATGATAATAATTACGACAACTAATACACTAACATAagtatgtatttgtgtgtatggacatacaaacatacatatacacaaaacacataggcctacttatgtacaaaaaaagaaatcctAATATATAGTCCTACTCACACTTCTCAAAGAACCTTTGTGGGTTCCCTCCCAGAGCGACGTCATAAGGTAGGAGTCCAAGGTAAGAGCGCCAGCTTTCCTTCCTACCATGGTTATGTATGAATTGACGATCTAagagtacaaaaataacttGTGATACAATCTAAATAAATATCAGTCCAATattcttttgttttgtaacttaCCTCTCCCTCCAACCACTTCCCTGGGGCCAAGTCCATTAGGTTCTCTGAATATACTTTGTATGGCCCAAACTTGCACCAGAGCGTCTGCTTTCTCCTCCCTGTCCATATTTGTCGGATTACTGGAAATATAGCAATGGAAGTTATTTGTGAAATGCATCATTTGGAGTGTACTTTCTGTCTGTTTACTTACAAAGTTCAGGATCCTTTGGTGCCATTTGGGCCTCGCCTTGCTGTGTGGTGGGTGTTTGTGTGGTGGGTGTTTGTGTGGTGGGTGTTTGTGTGgtgggtgtctgtgtgtgctgtggaccAGCCAGAGGAGAGAGATCGGACAACTTTTGTAGTTTGGCAGGGATCCTCTCCTCTGGCTggatataatgtgttaaattatCAATGTTTGTCTGGAGCTTTGTGGTACCCTTAGCGAGTACTGCCTTTTTCCCCTCCAATTCCAGGATTGTGTCGGGTCCCAACCAGTCATCGTCCAGCTTTCCCCCTTTTCTTTGCTCCTGTCTCACGTTCCT
The DNA window shown above is from Pseudochaenichthys georgianus unplaced genomic scaffold, fPseGeo1.2 scaffold_1168_arrow_ctg1, whole genome shotgun sequence and carries:
- the LOC117440747 gene encoding uncharacterized protein: MVAGHPKRWDQVLQSTMFGLRTKKQLTTQYSPYYLMFGREARYPSEVPKEYLVKEDKVSRLVATEEIHEGLNKQKAVFTEVKKNMKRSQDNVRKRKVKKGQEDNFQVGDQVLRRNVRQEQRKGGKLDDDWLGPDTILELEGKKAVLAKGTTKLQTNIDNLTHYIQPEERIPAKLQKLSDLSPLAGPQHTQTPTTQTPTTQTPTTQTPTTQQGEAQMAPKDPELLIRQIWTGRRKQTLWCKFGPYKVYSENLMDLAPGKWLEGEIVNSYITMVGRKAGALTLDSYLMTSLWEGTHKGSLRSLDLLKYDVAVGAVCSHGHWTLIIMYLKQRRSLFVDPFGATDAQIQKCKDVTRALVRKKCPKIGRWACATVAHPKQQDSSACGVFVCKLAEQILSGQNIDYAVDQKGVAMLRLDMSMSLVTNSDDLSQLCRACGELSSGAEGDIDTWVCREIHVLLLEDWDAPWIGYLNITG